The Microcoleus sp. FACHB-831 genome segment AGGTACAAAATTCAGACATATATATAGATAGGTTTTGGGGATAGAGCGATCGCAGATGTAAAATCAGAGGTTTGCTCGTTCCCAGGTAGAACCTGGGAACACTAATTTAGAGGCTACTGCCTCACAAATCGCTCATTGCCAGGTAATAAAATGGGACGCAGCCGCTACCACGTACTAGGAAATCAGCCGCACTTTCTTACCTGTACGAGCGTCAATTGGATACCGTTATTCAGTAAAGTTGAGCTAGCACAAATTATTTTAGACTCCTTAAGTTTTCTGCAACGGCAGCAACGACTGGAATTGTACGCTTATGTAATCATGGAAAATCACATTCACCTGCTGGCATCTGCTACAAACTTGTCTTCATGAGATGCGTACCTTTAAATCATTTACAGCACGATCTATTGTTGACTTACTGGAAAAAACTCAAGCGAACTATATGCTAGAGCAGTTGAAGTTTTACAAACTACGACACAAAACAGACCAGGATTATCAGGTTTGGCAAGAAGGATTCCATCCGCAGGCTATTTTGAGTGAGGAAATGTTTATACAAAAGTTAGAGTATATTCACAATAATCCGGTTAGACGCGGCTATATAGACGATCCGGCTCATTGGCGGTATTCTAGTTACCGCAATTACATGGGACAGCCTGGTTTGTTGCAGGTAAAATTGCTCGATTTGTAATCTTTTTTCTCGTTACTCGTTTACTCGTTTACTCGTTTACTCGTTTACTCGTTTACTCGTTTACTCGTTTACTCGTTTACTCGTTTACTCGTTTACTCGTTTACTCGTTTACTCGTTTACTCGTTACCAGGTTCTACCTGGTAACGCAGTCTAGAGGCTCTGCCTCGCTTCAAAGTTAGGAGGCAGAGCCTCCCGAAGGCATTCCCAGGTAGAACCTGGGAACGAGGAACGAGGAAGCCTGGGAACGGGGAAGGAGGGGTTAGAAGAGATCTACTTTGTCGAATTTCTTTTCAGCCTGAGCGCGTGCTGCTTCTCCACAAGTGCGAGGAGTAGGGAATATCTTCCCAGGATTTGCTAAACCCTTGGGATTAAAAACTTGCCGCACCCACTGCATTGCTTCCAAATCAGACTCGGTGAACATATCAGGCATATAGCACTTTTTGTCTGCACCGATGCCGTGTTCTCCAGAAAGACTCCCCCCGACTTTTACGCAAAGCTTGAGGATTTCCCCCCCTAATTCTTCTACTTTCTCCAAAGCACCATGTACTGAATTATCGTAAAGAATTAACGGGTGAAGATTGCCATCCCCGGCGTGGAAAACGTTAGCGATAGTATAACCGTACTTCTGACTAAGTGCCTCAATTTCTTGCAAGACAAATCGCATCTGAGTCCGAGGAATAACCCCATCTTGTACATAATAATCTGGACTTAAATGACCTGCGGCGGCGAATGCTGCTTTGCGACCTTTCCACAATTTTAGGCGCGTTTCGAGATCGTTGGCAGTCGTAATGTTCCGCGCACCGTTCTTGAGACAAAGTTCCGCAATATGCTTTTTATTTGCAGCAACTTCCACTTCTAAGCCGTCTATTTCCACTAGCAAAATTGCAGCGGCATCGCGGGGATAACAACCAGTTGCTACAACGTCTTCGACGGCGTTGATGCTAACGTTATCCATTATTTCCATACCGCCAGGAATTATGCCAGCGCTGATGATATCAGAAACAGCTGCACCTGCATCTTCTATGCTGGTAAAATCTGCCAATAGAACGCAAATTGATTCGGCTGTTTTAAGAATTCTTAGAGTAATTTCTGTGGCAATTCCTAGCGTACCTTCAGAACCTACAAATAAACCTGTCAAGTCGTAGCCTGGTAGTTCTGGAATTTCCCCGCCAACATCTACAATCGAACCGTCTGGAAGAACAAGTTTTAATCCTAAAACGTGATTAGTGGTGACTCCATATTTAAGACAATGAACGCCGCCGGAATTTTCAGCAACGTTACCGCCGATAGAGCATACAATTTGACTTGATGGATCGGGAGCATAATAGAATCCTGCACCGCTTACAGCTTGCGTTACCCAGTTGTTAATTACTCCGGGTTGTACGACTACTCGCTGATTTTCTAAGTCTATGCTGATGATTTTTTTCATCAAGGCGGTGACGATGAGAACGCAGTCTTCAACAGGTAATGCACCGCCTGATAGACCTGTACCTGCGCCTCGCGCTACCCAAGGTACGGAGAAGCGATCGCATATTTTTACCACCTCTGCAACTTGTTCTGTTGTTCTCGGTAGGACTACGACCGCTGGTTTTTGTCTGTAGCTGGTTAAACCATCGCATTCGTAGGTAATCAATTCTTCCCGACGTTGCACTACGCCATTCTTACCGACGGCGGCTTCAAATTCTTTGATTATTGGTTGCCAGTTGCGCGTTGAGGTTTTGTCTTGGGTAATCATTAAGTGTTTCCTAAAGGTACTAAGTATTTTATAGGCTGTTTAATTCAGAGAGTATGTTTCTCTGATAGCGCGATCGCTGTTTTTCACATCCCCTATCTTTGAGCTAATTTTATGCATGAGGGTGATCCATTTCATAGATAGCATACTCTAAAGGTTGCCTGGGAAGATTGCATCGTTCTGTACTGTAAACAAATACCGAGCCTGTCTCAATTTTATATATCCAGGCGTGGAGGTTGAGTTGACCGTTGTGGATTTTGGAATGGATTGCGGGATAGGTTCGCAAATTTTCAATTTGCGTTATAACATTCTCCTCAATCGTAACGTTTAAAAGTTCTTCACCCTCTAATCCCTTATAATTTTCCTTGATCATCCTGCGGGTAGCTTCTGCGTGTTTTAACCAATCGCAAACTAAGGGCATATCTTCAGCAAGTGTATTCAGTTGCAATAATCCTCTCATAGCGCCGCAATCGGAGTGACCGCAGAGAATAATATCCTTAAGTCCTAAAGCTTGGACAGCATATTCTATAGCTGCACCTTCACCGCCATTTGTCGAACCATAAGGGGGAATGATATTGCCAACATTCCGCATGATGAATAATTCACCAGGCTTTGTTTGAGTAATTAAACTTGGATCGATCCGCGAGTCAGAGCAGGTGATAAAAAGTGCCCTTGGACGCTGTTTAAGTGAGAGCTGCTTGAACATCTCTCGGTTTTCGCTGAAGTAGTTAGTTTGGAAATCGTGCAGACCTTTAATTAACTTCCGCATAGGTCAGAATTTTCTAGGTACAAAAACAATATCTTTTACTTTATTTTTAGACCCGATGCGAGTTCGGTATCCTGTGCATCAGTTCAAAAAAATATTCGCTTTTTGGATATTATCCCCCAGAGTTGCGATCGCTTTCCCGATTACTACTTGCTCTTTTTGCTCTTGACAAACTCCTGCACTCGCTTCCAAACCTTCTCCAACAAATCAGAACTCTCTGCATCAAACCACTCAATTTCAGAATAAGCTCGAAACCAAGTAACCTGCCGTTTGGCAAATTGCCGCGTGTGCAAAACTGTTAATTCTTTCGCTTCTTTTAATGAAATCTCCCCTGCTAAATATTGCTTCATTTCTCTATAACCAAGAGTATCCAAGAGGGGCAGATCTTTACCGTATTTCTCACAAAGAAATTTTACTTCTGCTTCCCACCCAGCCGCTAACATTTGCTCGGTGCGCTGTTCGATGCGATGGGTGAGATGAGCGCGATCGCAATCTAAGCCAATCTGCAAAATTGGATAATCTGGTGGATTCTCTCCTTGCTGTTCCGAAATAGGCCGCCCGGTAACATAAAATACCTCTAGCGCTCGTAAAGTTCGCACCGGATCGTTGGGATGAATCTTCGCTGCCGCAGACAAGTCAACTTGTTGCAACATTTGATATAATTGAGTTTGAGCGAGGGAATAAAGTTGCGATCGCAACTCCATCTGCGGTGCTACCCTCGGAATCTTCAACCCCCGCGTCACCGCCTTAATGTATAAACCAGTACCACCAACCAGTAATGGAATGTCTCCCTGTTGATGCATCTGGTTAATCAAAGCTTGCGCCTGCTGCTGATAATCTGCCACAGTCAGAGTTTCCGTAGGATCGCAGATATCAATTAAATAGTGAGGAACAAGCTGTTGTTCTGCGACTGAGGGTTTAGCCGTGCCGATATCAAACTTGCGGTACACTTGGCGCGAATCAGCACTGACGATCGCAGATCCCAATCTTTGAGCCACAGCCAAGGCTAACCCAGACTTACCCGTTGCAGTAGCACCACAGATCGCGATTAGCATTTGACTCCTGCTTAAGTGGGTACATCCCCTGTATAAATTGCTCTTAAAACTGCCCTACGGTCGCCCTTAACCCTATTGTGCTATAATTTTGGAGTATTTTGTCATTTCAGAGCCGCTTATTGGCTCTAAACTCATTATCGGAGAATCCCTTGCATGACGAGCAGTTACAGCGCCAAGCAGCCTGATTACGGTGCGGATCAGATTCAAGTTCTGGAAGGTCTTGAAGCCGTCCGGAAAAGACCGGGGATGTACATCGGTTCGACGGGGCCGCGCGGACTCCACCATCTAGTTTACGAGGTAGTGGACAACTCGATTGATGAGGCTCTGGCTGGCTACTGTACCCATGTGGAGGTAGATCTAAACGCCGATGGTTCCGTGACGGTGACAGACGACGGGCGCGGCATTCCTACAGATACTCACTCCAAGACGGGCAAATCAGCCCTAGAAACAGTAATGACAGTCCTGCACGCCGGGGGCAAATTTGGTGGCGGTGGCTACAAAGTCTCTGGTGGTTTGCACGGCGTAGGTATTTCTGTTGTTAACGCCTTGTCCGAACGGGTGGACGTTACGGTGTGCCGCGACAACCGGATTCATACCCAACGATTTGAGCGCGGCATCCCCGTCACGGAACTCACCTCGAAACCCCTTAAAGAAAACCGCAGTGGAACATCAGTTACTTTCAAGCCCGATACGCAGATATTCATAACATCGGGAATAGAGTTTGATTATACTACTCTAGCCAGCCGCCTGCGCGAACTTGCCTACTTAAATGCGGGAGTAAAAATAACCTTTACCGACCATCGGCTAGAATTGCTCAAAACCAACGAGCCGAAGGTAGAAACTTACTGCTACAAGGGGGGCATTCAAGAGTATATCGCGTATATGAACGTCGATAAGCAGCCTCTCCACGAAGAAGTTATCTATGTATCGGGGGAGCGCAACAACGTTCAGATAGAAGTATCGTTGCAGTGGTGTAGTGATGCTTACACAGACCAGGTGTTGGGGTTTGCGAACAACATTCGCACGGTTGATGGGGGGACGCACCTAGAAGGTTTGAAAGCCGTCCTGACTCGCACCATGAATGCGATCGCTCGCAAGCGTAACAAACTCAAAGAAGGAGAGCCTAACCTCGCTGGTGAGAATATCAGAGAAGGTTTAACGGCGGTAATTTCTGTTAAAGTACCAGACCCCGAATTTGAAGGCCAAACCAAAACAAAATTGGGCAATACTGAAGTGCGGGGAATTGTCGATTCCCTAGTAGGCGAAGTATTGACCGAATATTTAGAGTTTCGCCCAAATGTTGCCGATGCCATTTTAGAAAAAGCAATTCAGGCATTTAAAGCAGCAGAAGCCGCCCGTCGCGCCCGCGATTTAGTGCGTCGTAAATCTGTTTTAGAATCTTCACCTTTACCAGGTAAATTAGCAGATTGTAGTTCAAGAGATCCTTCAGAATCTGAGATTTATCTAGTAGAAGGGGATTCTGCTGGTGGCAGTGCGAAACAAGGGCGCGATCGCCGCTTCCAAGCCATCCTCCCCCTGCGCGGTAAAATCCTCAACATCGAGAAAACCGATGACGCCAAAATCTACAAAAACAACGAAGTCCAATCGTTGATTACAGCCCTCGGATTGGGCGTCAAAGGTGAGGAATTCGACTCCTCACAATTGCGCTACCACCGCATAGTAATTATGACTGATGCTGATGTAGATGGAGCGCACATTCGTACTCTGTTGCTAACTTTCTTTTATCGCTATCAACGAGCGCTAATCGAACAAGGTTACATCTACATCGCCTGCCCTCCACTATATAAAGTAGAGCGCGGCAAAAATCACGATTATTGCTACAGCGATCGCGAACTGCAAGAATTAATCCGCCAGTTCCCAAGCAACGCAAAATACACCATCCAACGCTTTAAAGGCTTGGGTGAAATGATGCCTACGCAACTGTGGAATACCACGATGAACCCGGAAACTCGCACCCTCAAACAAGTGGAGATTGAAGATGCTGCCGAAGCAGATCGGATCTTTACCGTCTTGATGGGCGATCGCGTTGCACCCCGTCGCGAATTTATCGAAACCTACGGTTCCAAACTAAATCTCGCCGAGCTAGATATTTAGCCCAGCGGGCACTACCCGCCCTACAACTTGTCACTTTCTAGAGGCGCACCTAAGTGCGCCTTTTACTTATGTAAAAAATCTTAATGAAAATTCTCAGCAAATCGATCTAATGTTACGTTTTAGACGGTTTTCGATCCGGATTGAAACCAAGCTCCTCAATCAACTTTAGGGACAGTAATTTAGCATGAGCAGTAATTTAGCGACCAAACTGCGCGAAGGAACAAAAAAATCCCATTCGATGGCAGAAAACGTCGGTTTTGTCAAGTGCTTTTTAAAAGGCGTCGTTGAAAAGACCTCTTACCGGACCCTGGTAGCCAACCTTTACTTCGTCTATTCAGCGATGGAAGAAGAGATGGAAAAGCATCGCCAGCACCCCATCCTCTCGAAAATTTACTTTCCCCAGTTGAACCGGAAAAAGAGCCTAGAGCAAGACCTCACCTTTTACTACGGAACCAACTGGCGCGAACAAATCGCCCCCTCTCCAGCGGGTGAAGCTTACGTCCAGCGCATCCGGGAAATTTCTGCCTCAGAGCCAGAAATGTTAGTCGCCCACTCCTACACCCGTTACCTCGGAGACTTATCGGGCGGCCAAATTCTCAAAGGAATTGCTCAACGGGCAATGAACCTCTCCGACGGACAAGGCATCGCCTTCTACGAATTCCCAGATATTGCCGACGAGAAAGCTTTCAAGGCAACCTATCGCCAAGCCATGAACGATCTGCCCCTTGGTGATGACGTAGCGGATAAAATTGTTGACGAAGCCAACGCTGCTTTCGGCATGAACATGAAAATGTTCAACGAACTCAATGGCAACTTGATCAAAGCTATTGGTCAGATGCTGTTCAATACCCTGACACGCAAGCGCACAAAGGGCAGCACCGAACTGGCAACCGCTGAATAATTTATCAATTGTCCTATCTCAGATCGCATTAAATTGCTTGTAGCAATCCTGGAAACTGGGTGATGGTGCAACAGTCATCATCTAGTTTCCAGGATTGCCAGCTTTTAAGGGGTATGCTGCCTGTGGTAATATCGCTTCCGCTTCTAAGCGATGAATTCAAAACTATTTATAAAATGGCTGCAAAACTCCCCGTTACAGTAATTACCGGATTCTTAGGCAGTGGCAAGACGACTCTAATTCGCCATCTGCTACAAAACAACCAAGGGCGACGCATCGCCGTGTTGGTGAACGAGTTTGGCGAATTGGGCATTGATGGCGAACTGCTGCGTTCTTGTGGATATTGCCCAGAAGATACGGATAGCAACAGCAATATTGTTGAGTTAACCAACGGCTGTCTGTGCTGTACCGTCCAGGAAGAATTTTTGCCTACAATGCTGGAGTTGTTGAAGCGACGCGACAAGCTAGACTGCATTTTGATCGAGACATCGGGATTGGCGTTGCCTAAGCCGCTAGTTAAAGCTTTCCGGTGGCCGGAAATTCGCAATGCTGCTACAGTAGATGCTGTAATTGCAGTCGTCGATTGCGAAGCAGTAGCCGCTGGGACATTTGCCGCCAATCCAGAGGCGGTGGATGCACAGCGACAGGCAGACCCCAATTTGGAACACGAGACGCCCCTACAAGAACTGTTTGAAGATCAGTTGGCGTGTGCAGATTTGGTGATATTGAACAAGACAGATTTAGTCGATGACCAGAAGCTGAGTGCTGTTGTCGATTTGGTTAAACAAGAGTTGCAGAGTTCGGTGAAGATTGTAGAGAGCGATCGCTCCAGCGTAGACCCTTCTGTTATCCTCGGCTTACAAGCAGCAGTAGAAGACAACTTAGACGCACGTCCCAGCCATCACGACACCGAAGAAGACCACGACCACGACGAAGAAATTACCTCAACCCACGTAATTTTCAACCGTGCCTTCGATCCCCAAGCGTTGCAAAAACAGTTAGAAGCTATCGTGCAGCAGCAAGAGATTTATCGCATTAAAGGCTTCGTCGCAGTCCCCAACAAACCGATGCGTTTGGTATTGCAAGGTGTAGGAACGCGCTTCGACCAATTTTATGACCGACCCTGGCAACCCGAAGAACAGCGGCAAACCCAGTTAGTGTTCATCGGTCAGAAACTCAATCCTGGGCAAATTGAATCGCAGTTAGCAGCGCTTAACTAATTTTCCCTTCTCAACAAGAAAGAGGCAGCAGCCCACCAAACCTCGTTTCCAGGTTCTGTGGGTTGCTGCCTCTTATTGATACTGGTGCAAGATTTCAGGGCTACAGGGCGATTGAGGTAGCGTGTCCAATTGCTATTACTGAAGCGATCGCGTTTTCTTAGGGGAAATACTTCTACCCTTGAAGGAAAACAAGCTTACCAGTGCTACTCCGCTGCGGTTGCGAAACTTAGACAATAATCAAACCAAGAGCCTGCGGTGTACGGTTTGTGGGGAGGAATGATACTAGCGCCGCAGCATTACAGGGTGGGCTATCGGTTATCGAGTACTAAACAGATCGTCCAAACTTATAGTGCTTTCTGACATCGCTGCTAATCTTCCAAGTGCAGGACATCCCAGCCGGAAACCTTACTAAGTCGCCTTTGCCCATTTTGACGGACTTTCCACCTTTAGGCGTTACTACTACATCGCCCTCTAAAAAGTAGCAAGTTTCTTGCTCGTCATAAGTCCAGGGAAATTCCGATACTTCCTTCGTCCAAATCGACCAAGTGTATACGCCCAAATGGTTAAGCTGTTCTTGGCTAGGCTGATGCTCGATTTTTATTTCCATGCTGTGCTTCCTCTACTTTTTTAGCAGTAGGATGTGATATCCATTCCACACTCATCGACCAAATAACACAAAGCGCGAAAACGCAAGCCAACCAATTCCTCGTAAAGCGGATTCAGTTTGCACAACGGTGGAATGTGCCCTACCTTGCGACCAAACAGGATAATATCGCGCTCAAACGGACATTGAGCAGGAATAGCCTTGGCGAGAAACTCAGCCATTTCGGCGTTGCGAATCTCAATTCCATCAACCCATTGGCGTACTGGACGCAGCAGATCAAATTTGAGTTTGGGAAGCTTAAAGCTCTTGCTGGCTCGTGGAGTAGCTTCAGAATTTGGGGCTATACGAGTCACAATGATCGATTGATTGTCTGTGCAGATCGTGGCCATAATTTCTCCTTGTGATTCCACTAATTGCGATCTTGCTTCAACTACTTCTATTTACCAAGATACAAACTAAAATCATTTGTTCCGTAAAAATGAGACTAATATTTCTTATCTCACAGTAAAGTTTTCATAAATTCCCCCTTGTTCTCTCTCACACGAAAAATTACACTTACTAAGCCATGCAAGCTTAGTAAATATGAGAGTTTTTCACTCACTTTTTAAGGTTAAAAATCCCTATCAAACCTAACCCAGGCCGAGATAGATTAGATAATTTAATTTAAGCGATCGCCCGACAGTTATCGAATTTCCTGTGCCCTGTCAACTAGCCCTACTCGGCTATCAATACTTATTTAAATATATATTAAGCAGAGCCATCAGTGCCGAATGGAGTAAATTTTTTAGGGCGCGGGGCTGATTGTCGTCTTCCCTAAGAAGAACATATGTAGCATAAGTAACCATTTAACTAAAAACTCAGCCGTAGGCGCACAGACGACTGAGGATTTTTAGCCGAATTATTTGCAACGATAACGAGGGTTGGAACGCAAGCGTTGCGGACTATTCTCACAACCTTCCAACACATTTTAAAAGTAGTACGCCCAGCATTAACTAACCATTGCTGGTTCTGGAAGCGCCCCTTGCATTTTACCCAGCCAAGTAATTAAATTGTCCATCTGTTGGTCTGCGGGCACTGCGCCCAAACCCCGAACCGTAACTTTGCCAGAAGAGTAGACAAAGCGAGAGTGCAGGTGTTCTGGCAAATTACCCTTAAGCAAATTCCAGGCGGGTTCCTCCATAGGCGTTTCTAGGATAACGTGCTGCTTGCCCTCTGGCTTAATGCGCGAAAAACCCAGTTTCTTAGCCAGTTGTTTCAGTTCAACAACGCGCAGGAGTTGCTGGGCGGGTTTGGGGATATCACCATAGCGATCGCGCAACGAAGCCGCAATATTAGCTAATTCTTGCTTAGAACTCGCCGCCGCAATAGAGCGATAAGCGCTCATCTTTTGATCCAAGTCCGCAATGTACTCGGCTGGGATAAACGCCGTCAAATTCAAATCGATCTGCGTATCGTCAACTGTAGGAATTTCCTGTCCGCGAATTTCCCTAATCGATTCCTCCAGCATTTCCATATACAGATCGAAGCCAATTGCATCCATCTGTCCGGACTGTTCAGCCCCTAAAAGATTGCCCACGCCGCGAATTTCCATATCGCGCATCGCCAATTGGTAGCCAGAACCTAGCTGCGTGAATTCCTGAATCGCTCTTAAACGCTGACGCGCAGCATCTTGCAGCCTTGAATTTTTAGGATAAAACAGCCATGCGTGGGCTTGAATTCCAGCCCGTCCAACCCTTCCGCGCAATTGGTACAACTGAGAAAGACCAAATTTTTGGGCATCTTCAATCAGAATAGTATTAACGCGGGGGATATCCAAACCCGATTCAATAATTGTTGTACAAACAAGGATATCCGCCTCGCCATTACTAAAAGTTAGCATCGTCGATTCTAACTCTGATTCATCCATTTGACCGTGAGCGATCGCGAGTCTAGCACTCGGTATCATCTCCCGTAATTTAGTCGCCGTTTCCTCAATTCCGTCAACTCGCGGCACGACATAAAACACCTGTCCGCCTCTATCTAATTCTTGTCTAATTGCAGTGCGGACAGCTTCGGGATCGTAAGGCGCTAAATGAGTTTTAATCGGACGACGCGACGGCGGGGGTGTCGTAATCAAACTCATTTCTCTGATCCCCGATAGCGCCATATAAAGCGTGCGGGGAATAGGCGTAGCCGAGAGAGTCAGCACATCCACTTGCGCCCGCAAAGATTTTATTTTTTCCTTTTGATTTACGCCAAATCGCTGTTCTTCATCCACCACCAGCAATCCCAAATCGCGGAAATTTATTCCCTTTCCTAATAACTGGTGAGTGCCAACAACCACATCTAATTCGCCCGTTGTCAGACGTTTTTGAATGTTACGGCGTTCCTCAGCGGAACGGAAGCGATTGAGCAAACCTACCTCAATTGGATATGGTGAAAAACGCTCTTTTAAAGTGTGATAATGTTGTTGAGTTAGGATAGTGGTAGGAGCAAGAAAAGCAACTTGTTTCCCAGCAGTAACCGCTTTAAAGATAGCGCGAATAGCAACTTCAGTTTTCCCGAAGCCGACATCGCCGCAGACCAAACGATCCATAGGGCGATCGCTCTCCATATCCCGCTTTACATCTTGAGTCCCCTTCAACTGATCCGGCGTCGGCTGATACGGAAAAGAGTCTTCGAGTTCCTGTTGCCAAGGCGAATCTGCTGGATAGGTGAAACCTTGCTGCTGCGATCGCTGCGCGTATAACTTCAGCAAGTCTACCGCCAATTTCTTAATCGCTTTGCGGACTTTATTCTTAGTTCCTTCCCAAGCCTTGCCAGACATCTTATTAAGTTCTGGCGG includes the following:
- the mfd gene encoding transcription-repair coupling factor, with the translated sequence MAFSSIIRGLGRSALTTELLSKLNRSRFLLLNGISRLPKGLVASALAQTEGRNLFVVCATLEEAGRWAAQLEAMGWNTVHFYPTSESSPYEPYDPESEMTWGQMQVLADLVDLGLGSNGEHPEATPSEEQSNNLKSKIQNPKSRMAVVATERSLQPHLPPPEVFRPYCLTLKRGESVDLNSFSQKLATLGYGRVPLVEMEGQWSRRGDIIDVFPVAAELPVRLEWFGDELDQMREFDPSTQRSLDKIERLVLTPTNFSPIIRAALDETNPPPLAAEEEREETGVRRFLGLAFDKPASLLDYLPENTLIAIDEPDQCRAHSDRWVEHAEEQWQIVRGSSLIVDGDEELPKIHRSFDESLEQAFDFNRVDLSELVEEGKGINLASRSVPTTPHQFAKLADVLRKERDRNFSIFLVSAQPTRSVALLQEHDCPAQFVPNPRDYPAIDKLQIQHTPIAVKYSGLAELEGFILPTFRLVVVTDREFYGQHTLATHGYIRKRRRAASKQVDPNKLQAGDYVVHRNHGVGKFLKLESLTVNKETRDYLVVQYADGLLRVAADQVGSLSRFRSTEGKPPELNKMSGKAWEGTKNKVRKAIKKLAVDLLKLYAQRSQQQGFTYPADSPWQQELEDSFPYQPTPDQLKGTQDVKRDMESDRPMDRLVCGDVGFGKTEVAIRAIFKAVTAGKQVAFLAPTTILTQQHYHTLKERFSPYPIEVGLLNRFRSAEERRNIQKRLTTGELDVVVGTHQLLGKGINFRDLGLLVVDEEQRFGVNQKEKIKSLRAQVDVLTLSATPIPRTLYMALSGIREMSLITTPPPSRRPIKTHLAPYDPEAVRTAIRQELDRGGQVFYVVPRVDGIEETATKLREMIPSARLAIAHGQMDESELESTMLTFSNGEADILVCTTIIESGLDIPRVNTILIEDAQKFGLSQLYQLRGRVGRAGIQAHAWLFYPKNSRLQDAARQRLRAIQEFTQLGSGYQLAMRDMEIRGVGNLLGAEQSGQMDAIGFDLYMEMLEESIREIRGQEIPTVDDTQIDLNLTAFIPAEYIADLDQKMSAYRSIAAASSKQELANIAASLRDRYGDIPKPAQQLLRVVELKQLAKKLGFSRIKPEGKQHVILETPMEEPAWNLLKGNLPEHLHSRFVYSSGKVTVRGLGAVPADQQMDNLITWLGKMQGALPEPAMVS